One genomic region from Bacillus aquiflavi encodes:
- a CDS encoding histidine phosphatase family protein, producing MKTIYLVRHGKAEGQPFSAPLTDKGREQARALVDFFKDRQVDKIYSSPYKRAVETITPVAENKKLNIIEDDRLSERVLSNTSFSDWQEKLKASFADFELVFEGGETQASGMKRAVSILEDVLAAKHQHIILVSHGNLTTLLLRYFNQQFGYHELMEMTNPDVFEVVISKNQPILRRIWDERV from the coding sequence ATGAAAACCATTTATTTAGTACGTCATGGGAAGGCAGAGGGACAGCCCTTTTCGGCTCCATTGACTGACAAGGGCCGTGAGCAGGCCAGAGCACTCGTTGACTTTTTTAAGGACCGACAAGTGGACAAAATTTACAGCAGTCCGTATAAGCGAGCCGTTGAAACGATCACGCCTGTTGCGGAAAATAAAAAACTTAATATAATTGAGGATGACCGCCTTAGTGAACGAGTTTTAAGTAATACGAGCTTTTCAGATTGGCAGGAAAAGCTCAAAGCTAGCTTTGCAGATTTTGAACTTGTTTTTGAAGGCGGTGAAACACAAGCTTCTGGAATGAAGCGAGCCGTCTCTATTTTGGAGGACGTTTTGGCTGCAAAACATCAACATATTATTCTCGTTAGCCACGGAAACTTAACGACACTCCTCTTGCGCTATTTTAATCAACAGTTTGGTTATCATGAGTTAATGGAAATGACAAATCCAGATGTGTTTGAAGTTGTTATTTCTAAAAATCAACCAATCCTTCGCCGGATATGGGATGAACGTGTCTAA